From the Azospirillum formosense genome, one window contains:
- a CDS encoding (5-formylfuran-3-yl)methyl phosphate synthase, which translates to MTRLLASVASLKELTLAARGGADILDLKDPKAGALGAWPLDGIVHAVDTARQWLIRAPLSATVGDLPMAPAAVARRVAETWACGVDYVKIGLLPSGDPAGCVAALAPEARRGARIVAVLFADRWSDANHLLPDLARAGFTGAMLDTAGKAGGGLLRHKTLEEVARFLEQARRLGLLSGLAGSLGRDDIPALLPLAPDYLGFRTALCAGADRGGALDPAALAAVRDAVPKQPLIG; encoded by the coding sequence GCGGGGCGGGGCGGACATCCTGGACTTGAAGGACCCCAAAGCGGGGGCGCTGGGCGCCTGGCCGCTGGACGGCATCGTCCACGCCGTGGATACGGCCCGGCAATGGCTCATCCGCGCGCCGCTGAGCGCCACGGTGGGCGACCTTCCGATGGCTCCCGCGGCCGTGGCGAGGCGCGTGGCCGAGACCTGGGCCTGCGGCGTCGACTATGTGAAGATCGGCCTGCTTCCGTCCGGCGATCCGGCGGGCTGCGTGGCCGCTCTGGCGCCGGAGGCCCGGCGGGGCGCCCGCATCGTCGCCGTGCTGTTCGCCGATCGGTGGAGCGACGCCAACCACCTGCTTCCCGACCTTGCGCGAGCCGGCTTCACCGGCGCCATGCTCGACACCGCCGGGAAGGCCGGCGGCGGCTTGCTGCGGCACAAGACGCTCGAAGAGGTGGCGCGCTTCCTGGAGCAGGCGCGCCGTCTTGGCCTGCTCTCCGGACTCGCCGGGTCGCTGGGACGGGACGACATTCCGGCCCTGCTGCCCCTCGCTCCCGATTATCTCGGCTTCCGCACCGCGCTGTGCGCCGGCGCCGACCGGGGCGGCGCGTTGGACCCGGCCGCGCTGGCCGCGGTCCGCGACGCCGTCCCGAAACAGCCCCTCATCGGTTGA
- a CDS encoding ABC transporter permease, whose protein sequence is MNATLCWRCLRAVIVREGLRFVHQRERFFAALVRPLVWLAIFAVGFRAVLGLSIIPPYETYILYEDYVTPGLVAMIQLFNGMQSSLSMVYDREMGSMKTLLVSPLPRWYLLVCKLLAGVLVSIAQVYVFLAIAWFWGVQPPGPGYLAVLPALVLSGLMLGALGLLLSSFIRQLENFAGVMNFVIFPMFFASSALYPLWRIREGSPTLAWIAGINPFTQAVELIRFALYLQFNGTAFLAVAACLALFLGAAILAYDPGRGFWARRGGPAEQG, encoded by the coding sequence ATGAACGCGACGCTCTGCTGGCGCTGCCTGCGCGCGGTGATCGTCCGCGAGGGTCTGCGCTTCGTGCACCAGCGCGAGCGCTTCTTCGCCGCCCTGGTGCGGCCGCTGGTCTGGCTGGCCATCTTCGCCGTAGGGTTTCGCGCGGTGCTCGGCCTGTCGATCATTCCGCCCTACGAGACCTACATCCTCTACGAGGATTACGTGACGCCGGGGCTGGTCGCGATGATCCAGCTGTTCAATGGGATGCAGAGTTCGCTGTCCATGGTCTACGACCGGGAGATGGGCAGCATGAAGACCCTGCTGGTCAGCCCCTTGCCGCGCTGGTACCTGTTGGTCTGCAAGCTGCTGGCCGGCGTGCTGGTGTCCATCGCCCAGGTCTACGTCTTCCTCGCCATCGCGTGGTTCTGGGGCGTCCAGCCGCCCGGACCCGGCTATCTCGCCGTTCTGCCGGCGCTGGTGCTGAGCGGGCTGATGCTGGGCGCGCTCGGCCTCCTGCTGTCCTCCTTCATCCGGCAGCTGGAGAATTTTGCGGGCGTGATGAACTTCGTCATCTTCCCGATGTTCTTCGCCTCCTCCGCGCTCTACCCGCTGTGGCGCATCCGCGAGGGCAGCCCGACGCTCGCCTGGATCGCCGGGATCAACCCCTTCACGCAGGCCGTCGAGCTGATCCGCTTCGCGCTGTACCTGCAATTCAACGGCACGGCCTTCCTGGCCGTCGCCGCGTGCCTCGCGCTGTTCCTGGGGGCGGCGATCCTCGCCTATGACCCCGGGCGGGGCTTCTGGGCCCGCCGCGGCGGGCCGGCGGAACAGGGATGA